Part of the Paludisphaera borealis genome, GCTGGAGATAGCCGCCAACCGCTGCCGCACGGCCCTGGCCCTGCGGGCCCGCCGGCTCCCCTTGTCCGGGGCCGGCGAGACCGAAGACCGCGTCGACCCCCGGCCCGGCCTCTGCGACCCCGACGACCTGGCCGGCGAGCTGGCGCGGGCCGTCGACCGGCTCCGGCCCGATTACCGACTCGTTTTCACCCTCTACCACGAGCAGAACCTGTCTTACGAGGAGGTCGCCCAGGCCGTGGAACGACCCGTTGGAACCGTCAAGACCTGGCTCCATCGCGCCCGAGCCGAGCTCGCCGAACAGCTCGCGAGCCGCGGCGTCCACGGCCCACCGCTCCCTCATGCGTGACGGTCCTTGAACTGCTGGAAGTGGAAGGGCGCTGAATCATGAACTGCCGCGATTTCGATCAAGTCTGGAACCAGTTGCTCGACGTCCGCCGCCGCGACGCCGGCGACCGCCAGGCCGTCGACGCCGCTCGCGTCGCCCGCGAGCGGAGCCTGCGTGAACACGCCGACGCATGCCCGTCGTGCCAGGTTCGACACCGCCAGTTCGAGACGTTGCGTCAGGCTCTCGAAGCGTGGACCGCCCGGCCCGAGGCGTCGCCGACGCCGTCGCCCGGACTGACCGAGCGGATCATCGAGGCCGCGGCCCAGCCCGAACTCATCGTCCCCGTCGCCGGCCGGTCGTGGTTCGTCCGCCCGCGGTTCGCGGCGTTCGCCCTGGCGTCCGCGGCGGCCGCCGCCTTGCTCGTGACGGTCGGCCCGAGGCTTCGGCCCGAACCGCCGCGACCGTCCTCGGCCCCGGTTCCGGCCGACGGCCGCCGCTTCGGCCGCGGGCTGCTGGACGGCGCCGTCAACGATGCGACCGCCGCCTCGTGGCAGCTCGCCCGCCTTGCGTCCGAACCCGCCGCTCGGCTCGGCAAAGAGATGATCGACGCCTCGTTCGAGCCGGGGGACGGCTCGTTTCAAAAGGCCGGCTTCCCATCGTCGAGCGACCTCCCATCACTCGATCCCGAATCGTTCTCGCCGGTTTTACTCAACCAGATGGGCGACCTGCTGGCCGCCGGCGTCCGTCCGCTCTCGACTTCGGCTCGCCAGGCGTTCGGATTTCTCCTCACGCCGACGTCGGAAAAGCCCGAGCGCCCCGTCGTCCGACCCACCGCCAAGGGAGCCTGACCGCGATGCAGCCCGCACTCCTGAGACGTCCACCGGCCGCCTGTTTCCGCTTTTACTTTCACGCCGTGTGCGCGCTGGTCGCGTCGGCCCTCTGTCTCGGCGCGGCTTCGGTCGTCGTCGGCGAGGAGCCCGCCCCCTCCGACGCGCTGCTCAAGCTGGCGCCGGCCGACGCCGGCGTGATCCTGACGATCGATCACCTCCGGGAGCAGTCGCAGGCGATCGTCGGCTCGCTGCTCTCTCAGGACGTTCAGCGGCTGCCCGCAATCAAGGCGTGGCTCGATTCCGACAAGGTCCGCGACTTCCTGCGGTCGCGCGAGCAGATCGAGGGGTTCTTCCAGGCGAGTTTCAACCAGATCCGCGACGAGATCTTCGGCGACGCCGTCGTTCTGGCCCTCCGGCTGCCGACCGACAAGGCCGCCGACCCCGCCGAGGCCCGCGGCGTGCTCATCCTCAAGGCCCGCGACCCGAA contains:
- a CDS encoding RNA polymerase sigma factor; translated protein: MDDPVLVEAIRAGDPQASRELIARFQGVVFGLCYRMLNHRHDAEDAMQETFIRAIRGIFGFDPSRPIRPWLLEIAANRCRTALALRARRLPLSGAGETEDRVDPRPGLCDPDDLAGELARAVDRLRPDYRLVFTLYHEQNLSYEEVAQAVERPVGTVKTWLHRARAELAEQLASRGVHGPPLPHA